One Dietzia sp. JS16-p6b genomic window carries:
- a CDS encoding NTP transferase domain-containing protein → MTDSVGAIVLAGGRASRLDGTDKAGIAVAGRQMLETVVAAAAAVADPVVTVGPGGDTCEEPPYSGPVAGIAAGLAALPERVDLVVVVACDLPDLDSDTLRRLVAALGRPAAGSARRHAESTGRPAAVLAVDAGGRDQYLLAAWHRRALAARLESLGRSRGPAGRPVRALYDDEVLTRVTVGAPARDVDTWAEVAASGPIALAHVGAVLRAALVPLPATARPPLEAVGAVLAAPLLAADPMPREPVSAMDGYALAGEGPWRLTGRARRAGDDSPAGLVPGAAAPIATGALVPAGSDRVLRHELVEVTRDGSGPAVVRALPRAAGQNDLRPAGEDWAAGHELADAGATLDPALASAALSAGLTSVAVRGPVRAVVVTTGDEILPAHSPSPLPPGRIRDTVGPLLVGVLGRAGLACSGPPGHCPDTAEAMDAVLTGRAGSATSDADVVVLVGATGRGVADHLRPALDRAGAAIVLDGVRVRPGGSQLVAALPDGRVLLGLPGNPLAAVSAAATTGRALVDALTGRSRPEVLAPVPGLDRLTAPGRTRILPARPDGAGGWSLSARVRTAHLADLAGAPALAVVPEGAASGDLVEIIDWI, encoded by the coding sequence GTGACCGATTCCGTCGGGGCGATCGTCCTGGCCGGTGGCCGCGCGAGCCGACTCGACGGCACGGACAAGGCAGGAATCGCGGTGGCGGGCCGGCAGATGCTCGAGACCGTGGTCGCCGCCGCCGCGGCCGTGGCGGACCCGGTCGTCACGGTCGGCCCCGGAGGCGACACCTGCGAGGAACCGCCCTACTCCGGTCCGGTCGCCGGGATCGCGGCGGGACTGGCGGCGCTCCCGGAGAGGGTGGACCTCGTCGTCGTCGTCGCCTGTGACCTCCCCGACCTCGACTCCGACACCCTCCGCCGTCTCGTCGCCGCGCTGGGGCGGCCCGCTGCTGGCAGCGCGCGGCGGCACGCCGAGTCGACCGGGCGGCCCGCCGCCGTCCTGGCCGTGGACGCCGGGGGCCGCGACCAGTACCTGCTCGCCGCGTGGCACCGCCGCGCCCTCGCCGCGCGACTCGAGTCCCTGGGGCGATCCCGAGGACCGGCCGGGCGACCGGTCAGGGCCCTGTACGACGACGAGGTTCTCACCCGTGTGACCGTGGGCGCGCCCGCGCGGGACGTCGACACCTGGGCCGAGGTGGCCGCCTCAGGGCCGATCGCGCTGGCACACGTGGGGGCTGTGCTGCGCGCGGCGCTCGTCCCGCTGCCCGCGACCGCGCGCCCTCCCCTCGAGGCGGTCGGAGCCGTGCTCGCCGCACCGCTGCTCGCCGCCGACCCCATGCCGCGGGAGCCCGTGTCGGCGATGGACGGGTACGCCCTGGCCGGTGAGGGGCCGTGGCGGTTGACCGGCCGGGCCCGCCGGGCCGGGGACGACTCGCCCGCCGGACTGGTCCCCGGCGCCGCCGCGCCCATCGCCACCGGCGCGCTCGTCCCGGCGGGGAGCGACAGGGTGCTGCGCCATGAGCTCGTCGAGGTGACGCGGGACGGTTCCGGGCCCGCCGTGGTGAGGGCACTGCCCCGTGCCGCCGGACAGAACGATCTGAGACCTGCCGGCGAGGACTGGGCCGCCGGCCACGAGCTCGCGGACGCGGGGGCCACACTCGACCCCGCGCTGGCCTCCGCGGCCCTCTCGGCCGGCCTGACCTCGGTGGCGGTCCGCGGTCCGGTGCGCGCGGTCGTCGTGACCACGGGTGACGAGATCCTGCCCGCCCACAGCCCGTCGCCGCTCCCACCGGGCCGGATCCGCGACACCGTGGGCCCGCTCCTCGTCGGGGTGCTCGGGCGGGCGGGGTTGGCCTGTTCCGGGCCACCCGGTCACTGCCCGGACACCGCCGAGGCCATGGACGCGGTGCTCACGGGCCGCGCCGGATCCGCGACGTCGGACGCGGACGTCGTCGTCCTGGTCGGAGCGACCGGCCGCGGGGTGGCCGACCACCTGCGCCCCGCCCTCGACCGGGCCGGCGCGGCGATAGTGCTCGACGGGGTCCGGGTCCGGCCCGGGGGGTCGCAGCTCGTGGCGGCCCTGCCCGACGGCCGCGTCCTGCTGGGCCTGCCCGGCAATCCCCTCGCTGCGGTGAGCGCCGCTGCGACGACGGGCCGCGCGCTCGTCGACGCGCTCACCGGGAGGTCGCGCCCCGAGGTGCTGGCGCCGGTCCCCGGACTCGACCGGCTGACCGCCCCGGGCCGGACGAGGATCCTCCCGGCCCGGCCCGACGGAGCCGGCGGATGGTCGCTGTCCGCCCGGGTCCGCACCGCCCACCTCGCCGACCTCGCAGGCGCTCCCGCGCTCGCCGTGGTCCCGGAGGGCGCAGCGTCGGGCGATCTCGTCGAGATCATCGACTGGATCTGA
- the cobF gene encoding precorrin-6A synthase (deacetylating): MGETGDRPRRRLRVVGIGSGGLDQITMEAVAALRASEYALAAVKGPGDPLVDLRRRLLARHAPGVELVGVADPERDRSSSSTSSQDGYRGVVLDWHEARSLAWERVLADRPGDVAVPVWGDPAFYDSTLRIVDRILARGRLDFDVEVVPGISALQVLAARHRLVLHEIGGTVTVTTGRRLAEVVAGGADNVVVMLNAGLPLDHLADWHIWWGGNLGDRGECLISGGVGDVLPEIRNARERLRTEHGWVMDVYLLRRPVAAG; the protein is encoded by the coding sequence ATCGGGGAGACGGGGGATCGGCCGCGGCGGCGGCTGCGGGTCGTCGGCATCGGCTCGGGCGGACTCGATCAGATCACGATGGAGGCGGTCGCCGCCCTGCGCGCGTCCGAGTATGCGCTCGCTGCCGTGAAGGGTCCGGGCGACCCGCTGGTCGACCTCCGTCGGCGGTTGCTCGCCCGGCACGCGCCGGGCGTCGAGCTGGTGGGAGTCGCTGATCCGGAACGAGACCGCTCGTCGTCGTCGACCTCCTCACAGGACGGGTACCGCGGCGTGGTCCTGGACTGGCACGAGGCCCGTTCCCTGGCGTGGGAGAGGGTGTTGGCGGACCGGCCCGGCGACGTGGCGGTGCCGGTGTGGGGTGATCCGGCTTTCTACGACTCCACGCTGCGGATCGTCGACCGGATCCTCGCCCGTGGCCGGCTCGACTTTGACGTGGAGGTGGTCCCGGGCATTTCCGCTCTACAGGTGTTGGCCGCGCGTCACCGGCTGGTCCTGCACGAGATCGGCGGGACGGTCACCGTGACCACTGGCCGTCGTCTGGCGGAGGTCGTCGCCGGCGGCGCGGACAACGTGGTGGTGATGCTCAACGCCGGCCTGCCTCTCGATCACCTGGCGGACTGGCACATCTGGTGGGGCGGCAACCTCGGTGACCGGGGGGAGTGCCTGATCTCGGGCGGGGTCGGCGATGTCTTGCCCGAGATCCGGAACGCGCGCGAGCGGTTGCGCACGGAGCACGGCTGGGTGATGGACGTCTACCTGCTGCGCCGCCCGGTCGCGGCCGGCTGA
- a CDS encoding iron ABC transporter permease, giving the protein MGILWIAGVAVLLVSTALVLTIGPSGLTAGDVVQSALARLSGTESGLTRIQEGIIWNLRLPRTLMAALAGAGLALCGVILQSLLRNPLADPYILGISSGASTGAVLIVVLGVGAGAVGLTTGAFVGALTAFGFVLLLAFASGGTTDRVVLAGVAATQLFSAVTSFVVYTAADAEQTRGVLFWLLGSLSSVRWSDVAACGVVVLAGLLVCLLHTSSLDAFTFGQDAAAALGVDVARTRLVLMVVTALITAVIVSTCGAIGFVGLVLPHAARAVVGMRHRVLVPTAALMGAVFVVWIDAAARTVLAPQELPIGVATALIGVPAFVVLLLRTGRAR; this is encoded by the coding sequence CTGGGCATCCTCTGGATCGCCGGCGTCGCCGTCCTGCTGGTCTCCACGGCGCTGGTCCTGACGATCGGTCCCTCGGGTCTGACGGCCGGCGACGTCGTGCAGTCCGCCCTGGCGCGGCTCTCCGGCACCGAGTCGGGGCTGACGCGCATCCAGGAGGGGATCATCTGGAACCTGCGGTTGCCCAGAACCCTCATGGCGGCACTGGCCGGCGCGGGGCTCGCCCTGTGCGGGGTGATCCTGCAGTCCCTGCTCCGCAACCCTCTGGCCGACCCGTACATCCTCGGAATCTCCTCCGGCGCCTCGACGGGCGCGGTGCTCATCGTGGTGCTCGGTGTGGGGGCGGGGGCGGTCGGTCTCACCACGGGCGCGTTCGTCGGGGCGCTGACCGCCTTCGGGTTCGTCTTGCTGTTGGCCTTCGCCTCCGGCGGAACCACCGACCGGGTGGTGCTCGCCGGGGTCGCCGCCACCCAGCTGTTCTCGGCCGTGACCTCGTTCGTCGTCTATACCGCGGCCGACGCCGAACAGACCCGCGGTGTGTTGTTCTGGCTGCTGGGCTCGCTGTCCTCCGTCCGGTGGTCGGACGTGGCCGCGTGCGGCGTCGTCGTGCTCGCCGGTCTGCTGGTGTGTCTCCTGCACACCTCCAGCCTCGACGCCTTCACCTTCGGCCAGGACGCGGCGGCCGCCCTCGGTGTGGACGTGGCCCGCACCCGGCTCGTGCTCATGGTGGTCACCGCACTCATCACCGCGGTCATCGTCAGCACCTGTGGTGCGATCGGGTTCGTGGGTCTGGTGCTGCCGCACGCCGCCCGGGCGGTGGTCGGCATGCGGCACCGCGTCCTGGTGCCGACGGCGGCGTTGATGGGAGCGGTCTTCGTGGTCTGGATCGACGCCGCCGCCCGGACGGTCCTCGCGCCGCAGGAACTGCCGATCGGAGTGGCCACCGCTCTGATCGGCGTGCCGGCGTTCGTGGTCCTCCTCCTCCGCACGGGCAGGGCCCGATGA
- a CDS encoding MFS transporter, with protein sequence MLELTTGRRRWLLFVNIVAVSLVVATMSALYTSLPDIAVATGATQAQLTWIIDSYTLALAALVLTAGALGDRFGRRATLIVGLVLFTAASALPIWLDSPLWVIALRAVAGVGAAFVMPSTLSLLTASFPSERRGTAVGMWAGFAGIGGIVGLLSSGLMLQIWSWKSIFVVYSVVGLLVLLAAFTIGESVASRHGRPDVLGSVFSALAVGGVVFGLIEGAHTSFGEPLVVVALVAAVVSLIGFVLVELRATDPLLDVRYFRRRGFTTGSVAVGMQFLTIFGFFLLMVQYLQLVKGYDALSASLALAPMVIPVMVFSLLSPRITARVGLRVVTVVGLAAIATGMVLLSRLGVDSTYWEILWPLLVASVGLGVSTAPATSAIVSDISVDEQGVAAAVNDAMREVGAAIGIAISGSILAGSYATGIVDVLPGVPESGRQAVESSFAGAVEYVTIAGPALQGIVDAAAEVFATGISDAMFALGMVAAGAAVLLLFVAPGRRYVPHGESESGDAAVSDAADVDGSAGVPDVVDPAGAPARTRLS encoded by the coding sequence GTGCTGGAACTGACCACCGGACGGCGCCGCTGGCTGCTGTTCGTCAACATCGTGGCGGTGTCGCTGGTCGTCGCGACGATGTCCGCTCTGTACACGTCGCTGCCGGACATCGCCGTGGCCACCGGCGCCACCCAGGCCCAGCTCACATGGATCATCGACTCCTACACGCTGGCGCTCGCCGCGCTCGTGCTCACCGCCGGCGCGCTGGGGGACCGCTTCGGCCGCCGGGCCACCCTCATCGTGGGACTGGTCCTGTTCACCGCGGCCTCGGCCCTGCCCATCTGGCTGGACTCGCCGCTGTGGGTGATCGCCCTGCGGGCGGTGGCAGGGGTGGGCGCGGCGTTCGTCATGCCCTCCACCCTCTCGCTGCTCACCGCCAGCTTCCCGTCCGAACGCCGGGGCACCGCAGTGGGGATGTGGGCCGGGTTCGCGGGCATCGGCGGGATCGTCGGCCTGCTCAGCTCGGGCCTCATGCTGCAGATCTGGTCGTGGAAGTCGATCTTCGTGGTCTACTCCGTGGTCGGCCTTCTCGTGCTCCTGGCGGCCTTCACCATCGGCGAATCCGTGGCCTCCCGGCACGGTCGGCCGGACGTGCTGGGGTCCGTGTTCTCGGCGTTGGCGGTCGGCGGAGTCGTCTTCGGGCTCATCGAGGGGGCGCACACGAGCTTCGGAGAACCCCTCGTCGTCGTCGCCCTGGTGGCGGCGGTCGTGAGCCTGATCGGCTTCGTCCTGGTCGAACTCCGCGCCACCGACCCCCTCCTCGACGTGCGGTACTTCCGGCGCCGCGGCTTCACCACCGGGTCGGTCGCCGTGGGCATGCAGTTCCTCACGATCTTCGGGTTCTTCCTGCTCATGGTGCAGTACCTCCAGCTGGTCAAGGGGTACGACGCGCTTTCCGCCTCCCTGGCGCTGGCCCCGATGGTGATCCCGGTGATGGTCTTCTCGCTCCTCTCGCCCCGCATCACGGCGCGGGTCGGACTCCGGGTGGTCACCGTGGTGGGACTTGCGGCGATCGCGACCGGGATGGTCCTGCTCTCCCGGCTGGGCGTGGACTCGACCTACTGGGAGATCCTCTGGCCGCTGCTCGTGGCCAGTGTGGGACTGGGCGTGTCGACCGCACCCGCCACCTCCGCGATCGTGTCCGACATCTCGGTGGACGAGCAGGGCGTGGCCGCCGCCGTCAACGACGCGATGCGCGAGGTGGGCGCCGCCATCGGCATCGCGATCTCCGGCAGCATCCTGGCAGGCAGCTACGCCACCGGGATCGTCGACGTCCTGCCAGGCGTGCCCGAGTCCGGACGGCAGGCGGTGGAGAGCTCTTTCGCGGGAGCGGTCGAGTACGTCACCATCGCCGGGCCCGCGCTGCAGGGCATCGTCGACGCCGCCGCGGAGGTCTTCGCGACAGGGATCTCCGACGCGATGTTCGCCCTGGGAATGGTCGCGGCTGGTGCGGCGGTGCTGCTGCTGTTCGTGGCGCCCGGCCGCAGGTACGTTCCGCACGGCGAGTCGGAATCCGGCGATGCGGCTGTCTCCGATGCCGCGGATGTCGACGGTTCCGCCGGCGTCCCCGACGTCGTCGATCCCGCGGGCGCTCCTGCACGCACCCGGCTCAGCTAG
- a CDS encoding ABC transporter ATP-binding protein, translated as MTTGPPEGQGAATLEAQGVSWSVRGRPILRDLSLAPEPGTMVGVLGPNGSGKSTLLRVMTGLLRPSTGRVLFDGTDIRRLPRRRVARHVALVEQEVSTDQNPTVRDVIELGRIPHRAAWSGPRTQDEEAVLRAAATTALTDRLDQRYATLSGGERQRVQIARALAQEPDVLVLDEPTNHLDIRHQLDLLALVRGTGATVVAALHDLNLAASFCDRLEVLSGGRLVTGGRPSEVLTPALIQTVYGVRAEVLHDGPAVHVRYLAR; from the coding sequence ATGACGACCGGGCCCCCGGAGGGGCAGGGGGCGGCGACCCTCGAAGCCCAGGGCGTGTCGTGGTCCGTCCGCGGTCGGCCCATCCTGAGAGATCTCTCCCTGGCACCGGAGCCCGGGACGATGGTGGGGGTCCTCGGCCCCAACGGCTCGGGCAAGTCCACCCTGCTGCGCGTCATGACGGGCCTGCTGCGGCCCTCGACCGGTCGCGTCCTGTTCGACGGCACGGACATCCGGCGCCTGCCCCGCAGGCGGGTCGCCCGGCACGTGGCCCTTGTCGAGCAGGAGGTGTCCACCGACCAGAACCCGACGGTGCGGGACGTGATCGAACTCGGTCGCATCCCGCACCGCGCCGCGTGGTCGGGCCCCCGCACGCAGGACGAGGAGGCCGTACTCCGCGCCGCCGCCACCACCGCCCTCACCGATCGTCTCGACCAGCGGTATGCCACCCTCTCGGGCGGCGAGCGGCAGCGGGTGCAGATCGCGCGGGCGCTGGCTCAGGAACCGGACGTCCTCGTGCTCGACGAGCCGACCAACCACCTCGACATCCGCCATCAACTCGACCTCCTGGCCCTGGTCAGGGGCACCGGGGCGACGGTGGTGGCGGCGCTGCACGACCTCAACCTCGCGGCCAGCTTCTGCGACCGGCTCGAGGTCTTGTCCGGGGGGCGCCTGGTGACCGGGGGCCGCCCGTCGGAGGTGCTCACACCAGCGCTGATACAGACGGTGTACGGGGTCCGCGCGGAGGTGCTCCACGACGGACCCGCGGTGCACGTGCGCTATCTCGCCCGCTGA
- a CDS encoding ABC transporter substrate-binding protein — protein MRKSGLIALVGAAALVLTSCTADDPAATAGPAVGPIENCGQEVTVDSAPERIVSLNQSSTEILLALGLADRMVGTATWTDPVLDEFAEANAGIPRLADNAPSMESVLDVEPDFVTASFGSTLSEGGVATREQFHELGVGTYLSPADCVGKISDSGDGVREQPFTPDLLYREITELAQIFQVEEAGERLVTDLQGRLDRAHEDVDATGVSAMFWFANSESPYLAGCCGAPGLISTTLGLKNVFDDTTQEWPQINWEVVAERDPDVIVLGDLTRRSQTAETGAAKIAYLESNPVTREMSAVREKRFIELTGAEMNPSLRTVYGVETVAADLDDLGLVGEHDPSN, from the coding sequence ATGCGCAAATCAGGCCTGATCGCCCTCGTCGGCGCCGCCGCCCTCGTCCTGACCTCCTGCACCGCCGATGACCCGGCCGCCACCGCCGGCCCCGCGGTCGGCCCGATCGAGAACTGCGGACAGGAGGTGACCGTCGACTCCGCTCCCGAGCGGATCGTCTCGCTCAACCAGAGCTCGACGGAGATCCTGCTCGCCCTGGGCCTCGCCGACCGGATGGTGGGCACCGCCACCTGGACCGACCCCGTTCTGGACGAGTTCGCCGAGGCCAACGCCGGCATCCCGCGACTGGCCGACAACGCGCCGTCGATGGAGTCCGTCCTCGACGTGGAACCGGACTTCGTCACCGCCTCGTTCGGCAGCACGCTCAGCGAGGGCGGCGTCGCGACCCGCGAGCAGTTCCATGAGCTGGGCGTGGGCACCTACCTCTCCCCCGCCGACTGCGTCGGCAAGATCTCCGATTCCGGGGACGGGGTGCGAGAGCAACCGTTCACCCCGGATCTGCTCTACCGGGAGATCACCGAACTCGCGCAGATCTTCCAGGTCGAGGAGGCCGGAGAACGACTCGTGACGGACCTGCAGGGCCGGCTTGACCGGGCACACGAGGACGTGGACGCGACCGGAGTCTCGGCGATGTTCTGGTTCGCCAACTCCGAATCCCCGTACCTGGCCGGCTGCTGCGGCGCCCCCGGACTGATCTCGACGACCCTCGGTCTGAAGAACGTGTTCGACGACACCACCCAGGAGTGGCCCCAGATCAACTGGGAGGTGGTGGCCGAGCGCGATCCCGACGTCATCGTCCTCGGCGACCTGACCCGCCGGAGCCAGACCGCCGAGACCGGGGCCGCCAAGATCGCCTACCTGGAATCGAATCCGGTGACCCGGGAGATGTCGGCGGTCCGCGAGAAGCGGTTCATCGAGCTCACGGGCGCAGAGATGAACCCCTCCCTCCGCACGGTCTACGGCGTCGAGACCGTCGCCGCGGACCTCGACGACCTCGGGCTGGTCGGTGAGCACGATCCATCGAACTGA
- a CDS encoding TetR/AcrR family transcriptional regulator yields the protein MKSPTDPRRARSRGKLLDAAVDLLLAGGAAAVTVDAVTRVSGVARTTLYRNFPSTDSLIAAAFRRLLPAPEPPPGDAPVRDQLIQLCTSMTRLIQDAPLQQSMWGWLAMGRGAGDDDEVGELRRGVVDSYAAPLHAILSAAESAGTLIPGDRDLAVAQLAGPVVLSRMIGLRPFAETDIEILVDDFLRSRLAGNAGRDRPVGETDQHDAAADS from the coding sequence ATGAAGTCTCCGACCGATCCGCGCCGGGCACGTTCGCGGGGCAAACTCCTCGACGCCGCGGTCGATCTACTCCTGGCGGGTGGCGCCGCGGCGGTCACGGTGGACGCGGTCACCCGCGTGTCCGGGGTCGCCCGGACCACGCTGTACCGCAACTTCCCCTCCACCGACTCACTGATCGCCGCGGCGTTCCGACGCCTGCTGCCTGCGCCGGAGCCGCCTCCGGGCGACGCCCCGGTGCGCGATCAACTCATCCAGCTGTGCACGTCCATGACGCGGCTGATCCAGGACGCCCCCCTCCAGCAGTCGATGTGGGGATGGCTGGCGATGGGCCGGGGAGCCGGGGACGACGACGAGGTGGGCGAGCTGCGACGCGGAGTCGTGGACTCCTACGCCGCCCCCCTGCACGCGATCCTGTCCGCCGCCGAATCCGCCGGGACCCTGATCCCCGGGGACCGCGACCTGGCGGTGGCACAGCTCGCCGGGCCGGTGGTCCTCTCCCGCATGATCGGACTGCGTCCGTTCGCCGAGACGGACATCGAGATCCTCGTCGACGACTTCCTTCGCAGCCGCCTGGCGGGGAACGCGGGCCGAGACCGCCCGGTCGGTGAGACGGACCAGCACGACGCGGCGGCCGACTCGTGA
- a CDS encoding FdhF/YdeP family oxidoreductase encodes MSLIPRIRRSAPVADIDETRIRVDEPETSAAGLKAVSVALERGISQAGVSRTAQALARLNHRGGTDCPGCAWPESITGPRKPAEFCENGAKAVAEESTTRTVTPEWWAAHPIRELRDKTEYWLGNQGRITEPVVLRPGDDHYSPISWRDAFALMAEHVNSTSPDRCVFYTSGRTANETAFMYQLLARSIGTNNLPDCSNMCHESSGSAMTPTIGIGKGTVSLEDFDHADVILVVGQNPGTNHPRMLSALTDARRRGAHVVAVNPLPEAGLLGFADPQSPTGIAKSLVEGGGETVADDFLQIKVGGDLALFQALGHLLLRAEDAAPGTVVDREFVDTCTEGFRDYAAARAALDWEATERATGLRRDQIERLATLLVHSRGTIICWALGLTQQPHSVDTLREIVNVLLLQGNFGKPGAGACPVRGHSNVQGDRTMGIWEKPGAMLLDGLDDEFGITSPREHGYDSTETLEAFERGDVDVFVSMGGNFAKACSDTDVLETGMQRTGLTVHVSTKPNRSHVVHGQTSLILPTLGRTDRDDRHPGGAQFVSVEDSMSVIRSSQGRLEPVSDQLLSEPQIVAGMAEAILGHDHPVGWRAMAEDYDVIRDHISRVIPGFSDYNRRVRQKSGFVLPNPPRDTRSFATPSGRAQFTVSPLEWLEAPAGHLILQTLRSHDQYNTTFYGLDDRYRGISEGRRVILVNPDDLRDLGLADRQLVDVVSVFTGSDGVTSERRADEFRLVSYPTARGCCAAYFPEANNLVHRQNVARESNTPGFKAVTVRFEPRSER; translated from the coding sequence CGGTCCGCGCCCGTCGCCGACATCGACGAGACCCGGATCCGGGTCGACGAACCCGAGACCAGCGCGGCGGGCCTCAAGGCCGTCTCGGTGGCGCTCGAGCGGGGGATCTCGCAAGCCGGAGTGTCCCGGACGGCGCAGGCGTTGGCCCGCCTCAACCACCGCGGCGGCACCGACTGCCCCGGATGCGCCTGGCCCGAGTCCATCACCGGGCCGCGCAAACCCGCCGAGTTCTGCGAGAACGGCGCCAAGGCCGTGGCCGAGGAGTCCACCACCCGGACGGTGACCCCCGAGTGGTGGGCCGCCCACCCGATCCGCGAGCTACGTGACAAGACCGAGTACTGGCTGGGAAACCAGGGCCGGATCACCGAGCCGGTGGTGCTGCGACCGGGTGACGACCACTACTCCCCCATCTCCTGGCGGGACGCGTTCGCACTCATGGCCGAGCACGTGAACTCCACGTCGCCGGACCGTTGCGTGTTCTACACCTCGGGCCGCACCGCCAACGAGACCGCGTTCATGTACCAGCTGCTCGCGCGGTCGATCGGCACCAACAACCTGCCCGACTGCTCCAACATGTGTCACGAGTCGTCCGGATCGGCGATGACGCCCACGATCGGCATCGGCAAGGGGACCGTCTCGCTGGAGGATTTCGATCACGCGGACGTCATCCTCGTCGTCGGACAGAATCCCGGCACCAACCACCCGCGGATGCTCTCCGCCCTCACCGACGCCCGGCGACGCGGTGCCCACGTGGTGGCCGTGAACCCGTTGCCCGAGGCCGGCCTGCTCGGGTTCGCCGACCCCCAGTCCCCGACGGGGATCGCCAAGAGCCTCGTCGAGGGCGGAGGCGAGACCGTCGCGGACGACTTCCTGCAGATCAAGGTGGGTGGCGACCTCGCCTTGTTCCAAGCCCTCGGCCATCTGCTGCTGCGCGCGGAGGACGCGGCTCCGGGAACCGTGGTGGACCGCGAATTCGTGGACACGTGCACCGAGGGGTTCCGGGACTATGCCGCCGCGCGTGCCGCGCTGGACTGGGAGGCCACCGAGCGGGCCACGGGCCTGCGACGCGACCAGATCGAGCGACTGGCCACGCTGCTCGTGCACTCGCGGGGCACGATCATCTGCTGGGCACTGGGACTCACGCAGCAGCCCCATTCGGTGGACACCCTGCGCGAGATCGTCAACGTCCTGCTGCTGCAGGGCAACTTCGGCAAGCCCGGCGCCGGCGCCTGCCCGGTCCGCGGACACTCGAACGTGCAGGGCGACCGGACCATGGGGATCTGGGAGAAGCCGGGCGCGATGCTGCTGGACGGGCTCGACGACGAGTTCGGCATCACCTCGCCGCGTGAGCACGGCTACGACTCGACGGAGACACTCGAGGCGTTCGAGCGCGGTGACGTGGACGTGTTCGTCTCCATGGGCGGCAACTTCGCCAAGGCGTGCTCGGACACCGATGTGCTCGAGACCGGGATGCAGCGCACCGGGTTGACCGTGCACGTGTCGACCAAGCCCAACCGCTCACACGTGGTCCACGGTCAGACGTCGCTCATCCTCCCGACCCTCGGACGGACGGACCGTGACGACCGCCATCCGGGGGGCGCACAGTTCGTCTCGGTGGAGGACTCGATGTCGGTGATCCGCTCGTCCCAGGGGCGCCTGGAGCCGGTGTCGGACCAACTCCTCAGCGAACCGCAGATCGTCGCGGGCATGGCAGAGGCGATCCTGGGCCACGACCACCCGGTGGGGTGGCGGGCGATGGCGGAGGACTACGACGTCATCCGCGACCACATCTCGCGCGTGATCCCCGGGTTCTCGGACTACAACCGCCGGGTGCGACAGAAGTCCGGCTTCGTGCTGCCCAATCCGCCGCGCGACACCCGGTCCTTCGCGACTCCGTCGGGGCGCGCGCAGTTCACGGTGTCACCGCTGGAGTGGCTGGAGGCGCCGGCCGGGCACCTGATCCTGCAGACCCTGCGGTCGCACGATCAGTACAACACCACCTTCTACGGTCTCGACGACCGCTACCGGGGCATCTCCGAGGGCCGGCGGGTGATCCTGGTGAACCCGGACGACCTGCGCGACCTGGGTCTCGCGGACCGCCAGCTGGTCGACGTGGTGAGTGTGTTCACCGGCTCGGACGGAGTGACCAGCGAGCGCCGGGCGGACGAGTTCCGGCTGGTGTCCTACCCGACGGCCCGCGGCTGCTGCGCGGCCTACTTCCCCGAGGCCAACAACCTGGTCCACCGTCAGAACGTCGCGCGGGAGTCCAACACGCCCGGCTTCAAGGCGGTGACCGTCCGGTTCGAGCCGCGGAGTGAGCGCTAG